A window from Nitrosopumilus adriaticus encodes these proteins:
- a CDS encoding cytidylyltransferase domain-containing protein, which yields MKAICFIGARGGSKGVPGKNIRKLDNKPLISYAIESALKSKIFTNVVVSTEDTEIAKVAKKYGAEVPFKRPKNLATDSAGFANVMLHGIKELRGLGYEFDVLVNRDCTVPFFRISDMKNALRILKNKKPYAVYGVYQQHFNPYFNMMELDSKGFLKLSKKLKNRPKRRQDAPIVYQLNGLFAYDVKQFLKYKTPILPRSLPVEIPPECGLMIDTEIEFRLAEMMIKQKLISF from the coding sequence TTGAAAGCAATTTGTTTTATTGGGGCTAGAGGTGGTTCAAAAGGTGTTCCTGGTAAAAATATTCGTAAACTCGATAATAAACCATTGATATCTTACGCCATAGAATCTGCACTCAAATCAAAAATATTTACCAATGTAGTTGTTTCAACAGAAGACACTGAAATAGCAAAAGTTGCAAAAAAATATGGTGCAGAAGTTCCATTCAAACGTCCTAAAAACCTCGCAACAGATTCAGCTGGATTTGCCAATGTGATGCTTCATGGAATTAAAGAACTCAGAGGATTAGGTTATGAATTTGATGTTTTAGTTAATCGTGATTGTACTGTTCCTTTCTTCAGAATATCTGATATGAAAAATGCTCTAAGAATATTAAAAAATAAAAAACCATACGCAGTTTATGGTGTCTATCAACAGCACTTTAATCCATATTTTAATATGATGGAATTAGATTCAAAGGGTTTTCTCAAGTTATCTAAAAAATTAAAAAATAGACCAAAGCGTAGACAAGATGCACCCATTGTTTATCAACTAAATGGATTATTTGCATATGATGTTAAACAATTTCTTAAATACAAAACACCTATCTTACCACGATCATTACCTGTAGAAATCCCTCCTGAGTGTGGTCTTATGATCGATACAGAAATTGAATTTAGGTTGGCAGAAATGATGATAAAACAGAAATTGATTTCTTTTTAA
- a CDS encoding glycosyltransferase, giving the protein MTKVFMITEHKIDGINASGNRAKWEVEALKKKNFSDIELIDKFDKTKIPKISNKLVHAQQLSGRLLENIQYIVDAHGLEYVYSAQMSHGYPLHSWRRWAFKVKSYHYEKLETKIFRNSKHIICAGEKIYEKVKNIQNATVVRNSVFPENYIPTKCKNLKIALVGPFLPGKLNYFGLDMIKFIVEKFNNVEFVFIGPTDKNFRDTLNFKNTTFTGKVNNYIETLRTCSVLLAPYPDFAYYLGSKTKFIEAAACQIPIVTTPVGNIDFQNDYVCIGKTKNELVNQIHYLEDEDIRTDLGKKLRNLILKKYNAEIEIEKVIKIYNELL; this is encoded by the coding sequence ATGACTAAAGTTTTCATGATCACTGAACACAAAATTGATGGAATTAATGCAAGTGGTAACAGGGCTAAATGGGAAGTTGAGGCACTTAAAAAAAAGAATTTTTCAGACATTGAACTAATAGATAAATTTGATAAAACAAAAATTCCTAAAATTTCAAATAAATTAGTTCATGCTCAACAACTAAGTGGGAGATTACTTGAAAATATTCAATATATTGTCGATGCACATGGACTTGAATATGTGTATTCTGCACAAATGTCTCATGGATATCCATTACATTCATGGCGTAGATGGGCCTTTAAAGTAAAATCCTATCATTATGAAAAATTAGAAACAAAAATTTTTAGAAATTCTAAACATATTATATGTGCTGGAGAAAAAATTTATGAAAAAGTTAAAAATATTCAAAATGCTACAGTTGTAAGAAATTCTGTTTTTCCCGAAAATTATATTCCAACTAAATGTAAAAATTTGAAGATAGCTTTAGTAGGTCCTTTCTTACCAGGAAAATTAAACTATTTTGGATTAGATATGATTAAATTTATTGTAGAAAAATTTAACAATGTTGAATTTGTATTCATTGGTCCTACTGACAAAAATTTTCGAGATACATTAAATTTTAAAAACACTACATTTACTGGAAAAGTAAATAATTACATTGAAACATTACGAACTTGCAGTGTTTTATTAGCACCATATCCTGATTTTGCTTATTATTTAGGTTCAAAAACAAAATTTATTGAAGCAGCAGCTTGTCAAATACCAATAGTTACTACACCAGTAGGAAATATTGATTTTCAAAATGATTATGTTTGCATAGGTAAAACAAAAAATGAACTTGTAAATCAAATTCATTATTTAGAAGATGAAGACATACGTACTGATTTAGGAAAAAAATTAAGAAATCTAATTTTGAAAAAGTATAATGCAGAAATCGAAATTGAAAAAGTAATTAAAATTTATAATGAATTACTTTAA
- a CDS encoding NAD-dependent epimerase/dehydratase family protein, which yields MEEILITGTTGFIGNHLVSALNKNYKIFGISKNKIKSSKNFYSHNLDITKSNIILKNHFSKIIHMAAYSDVNYCNLNPTKCYELNVNSTLKMLEIARKKDSSFIFLSSSHVYGNPKKLPIAEIDPCHPFTHYASSKKMSEILCETYSKTYDLDIRVARIFSVYGPSSSKSNLVFNIINQMIHDSKVKLGNVSPKRDFIFIDDVINGLIQIINSKKRGFQVYNLGSGKSISIEELVKTCFNIHNKNPKLISSKEKRRKNEISDICANISKMKSDFNWKPKISLKKGLEITYNSYI from the coding sequence TTGGAAGAAATACTCATAACAGGAACTACTGGATTTATTGGAAATCATCTAGTTTCGGCATTAAATAAAAATTATAAAATTTTTGGTATATCTAAAAATAAAATAAAATCTTCTAAAAACTTCTATTCACATAATCTAGATATTACTAAATCTAATATTATATTAAAAAATCATTTTTCCAAGATTATTCACATGGCAGCTTATAGTGATGTAAATTATTGCAATCTGAATCCAACAAAATGTTATGAATTAAATGTAAACTCGACACTAAAAATGTTAGAAATTGCAAGAAAAAAAGACTCCAGTTTTATTTTCTTAAGTTCAAGTCATGTATATGGAAATCCAAAAAAACTTCCAATTGCAGAAATTGATCCATGTCATCCTTTTACCCATTATGCATCAAGTAAAAAAATGAGTGAAATACTATGTGAAACATATTCAAAAACCTATGATTTAGATATACGTGTTGCAAGGATATTTTCAGTATATGGACCATCAAGTTCAAAATCAAACCTTGTTTTTAATATAATTAATCAAATGATTCATGATTCAAAAGTAAAATTAGGTAATGTTTCTCCTAAAAGAGATTTTATTTTTATTGATGATGTAATAAACGGTTTAATTCAAATTATAAATTCTAAAAAAAGAGGATTTCAAGTATATAATCTTGGAAGTGGAAAAAGCATTTCTATTGAAGAACTAGTAAAAACCTGTTTTAACATACACAATAAAAATCCCAAGTTGATTTCTTCTAAAGAAAAACGCCGGAAAAACGAGATATCAGATATTTGTGCTAACATTTCTAAGATGAAATCAGACTTCAATTGGAAACCAAAGATTTCTTTGAAGAAGGGATTAGAAATCACATATAATTCCTATATCTGA
- a CDS encoding polysaccharide deacetylase family protein, which yields MNLLGIDFEDWYHPQLVEPFVSEKEKIPIMYKGLDKILNLLRKTNSKATFFLVGELLEFNPEMLDDIISEGHEIGFHTMKHTRLDSLDFQSKFKEELKNLKN from the coding sequence TTGAATTTACTTGGAATAGATTTTGAGGATTGGTATCATCCACAACTTGTAGAACCTTTCGTTTCGGAAAAAGAAAAAATTCCTATAATGTATAAAGGACTTGATAAAATTTTGAATCTTTTGAGAAAAACTAATTCTAAAGCTACTTTTTTTCTTGTAGGAGAGCTGTTAGAATTTAATCCTGAAATGCTTGATGATATAATTTCCGAAGGACATGAGATTGGCTTTCACACTATGAAACATACTAGATTAGATTCTCTTGATTTTCAATCTAAATTTAAAGAAGAATTAAAAAATTTGAAAAACTAA
- a CDS encoding DUF3473 domain-containing protein, with protein sequence MNEKSSWVIDELLNSNYKYDSSIIPAKTSMYGMPQAPKSPYMISNSNLDKDNDNGKLIEFPLLVTKFLGKTIPAAGGFYLRTLPLKIIKNAIKSYERKEIPGSFYIHSWELTPELIPKIKLPTKNHFITFHKIEKTFSKMEKLLNEFEFTRFDSYISKIHN encoded by the coding sequence TTGAATGAAAAAAGTTCTTGGGTTATTGACGAGTTATTAAATTCTAATTACAAATATGATAGTAGTATAATTCCTGCAAAAACTAGTATGTATGGAATGCCACAAGCACCCAAGTCCCCTTACATGATTTCTAATTCTAATTTAGATAAAGATAATGATAATGGAAAATTAATAGAATTTCCTTTATTGGTTACAAAATTTTTAGGTAAAACTATACCTGCAGCTGGAGGATTTTACTTAAGAACACTACCTTTGAAAATTATTAAAAATGCCATAAAATCTTATGAACGTAAAGAAATCCCTGGGAGTTTTTATATTCATTCATGGGAATTGACTCCAGAATTAATACCTAAAATAAAATTACCAACAAAAAATCATTTTATAACTTTTCATAAAATTGAAAAAACATTTTCTAAAATGGAAAAACTATTGAATGAATTTGAATTTACTAGATTTGATTCGTATATATCTAAAATTCATAATTAA
- a CDS encoding Gfo/Idh/MocA family protein — protein MKIVVIGYGSIGKRHVTNLLKISKTEIIICTKQKIKNPSLKRIKIFESISDCLKEKPDIGIIANESSFHIPIAIKLAKAGIDLFVEKPLSNSLKNSKELLSIIEKKKIITQMGCQLRFHKCIKEIKKIISSNKIGKVISVRAECGSFLPDWHPYEDYKKSYAARTELGGGVVLTNIHEIDYLYWIFGDVKEVISVTGSYSDLKISADDLSVGILKFKNNIIAELHLDYFQKPDFRSCKIIGSKGTVFWDSDSNMVTLYDNQKNKWIKVLKWSKYDRNLMYKEELIHFLDCVKKRKITINPVEIDGIKTLKIGLAIIKSSKSRKMIKV, from the coding sequence ATGAAAATTGTTGTTATAGGGTATGGTTCTATTGGAAAAAGGCATGTAACTAATTTACTCAAAATCTCTAAAACAGAAATAATAATTTGCACAAAACAAAAAATTAAAAACCCTTCTCTTAAGAGAATAAAAATTTTTGAATCCATTTCAGATTGTCTTAAAGAAAAACCAGATATAGGAATAATTGCTAATGAATCAAGTTTTCATATTCCAATTGCAATTAAACTTGCCAAGGCAGGAATTGATCTATTTGTTGAGAAACCATTATCAAATTCTCTTAAAAATTCAAAAGAATTACTTTCAATTATTGAAAAAAAGAAAATAATAACTCAGATGGGATGTCAGTTACGTTTTCACAAATGTATTAAAGAAATCAAAAAAATAATTTCAAGTAATAAAATCGGGAAAGTAATTTCTGTTAGAGCAGAATGTGGTTCATTTTTACCTGATTGGCACCCATATGAGGATTATAAAAAAAGCTATGCTGCAAGAACTGAATTAGGAGGAGGAGTAGTATTGACAAATATTCATGAGATTGACTATCTTTATTGGATATTTGGAGACGTTAAAGAAGTGATTTCAGTGACGGGCAGCTATAGCGATTTAAAAATTTCTGCAGATGATCTTTCTGTAGGGATATTGAAATTTAAGAATAATATTATTGCAGAATTGCATTTGGATTATTTTCAAAAACCCGATTTTAGAAGTTGCAAAATAATTGGAAGTAAAGGTACCGTGTTTTGGGATTCGGATTCAAATATGGTCACATTATATGATAATCAAAAAAATAAATGGATTAAAGTTTTAAAATGGTCCAAATATGATAGGAATTTAATGTATAAAGAAGAACTAATTCACTTTTTAGATTGTGTAAAAAAACGAAAGATCACAATTAATCCTGTTGAGATAGATGGAATTAAAACATTGAAAATTGGACTCGCGATAATAAAATCTTCTAAATCACGGAAAATGATCAAAGTATGA
- a CDS encoding cupin domain-containing protein, which produces MKIERLFPTANLNTVKDGRGGIFTFIPKDPIVEFNFNYIKAGKIRGNHYHPEFDEYFLITEGEGVLVTRENENTEEEFIFLSKGHCTHTPKGTKHVFLAITDCIAVAMLTKKWDDCKDPIIHVDMGMGKGDHGDPSSPYFNST; this is translated from the coding sequence ATGAAAATTGAAAGATTGTTTCCTACAGCAAATCTAAATACAGTAAAGGATGGTAGAGGTGGGATTTTTACGTTTATACCAAAAGATCCAATTGTAGAATTTAATTTTAATTATATTAAAGCAGGAAAAATTCGTGGAAATCACTATCATCCAGAATTTGATGAATATTTTTTAATTACAGAAGGAGAGGGCGTACTTGTTACAAGAGAAAATGAAAATACAGAAGAGGAGTTTATTTTTTTAAGTAAAGGGCACTGTACACATACTCCAAAAGGTACCAAACATGTTTTTTTGGCAATAACCGATTGTATAGCTGTTGCAATGTTAACTAAAAAATGGGATGATTGTAAAGATCCTATTATTCATGTAGATATGGGAATGGGTAAGGGAGATCATGGAGATCCTTCTTCTCCGTATTTCAATTCAACATAG
- a CDS encoding Gfo/Idh/MocA family protein, which yields MTFKIGIIGCSRVAKNKFIPAINSLEFASIDIVGSRTDSKAKQFSKEIGCKTFGSYEDVISSDIDCVYISLPDGLHEKWTIKAAEAGLHVLCEKSSTTSYESAKNMVNTSKSSKTRIIECFSFRFHPQHKKVLDLIQEHNLGNIHNFIGNFGYPRPNDNNIRLQKKLGGGILNDACCYPICASRIIFNEEPVGVMSNLLIDATLGIDISSSVFLIYDKKNAYAESGFDRNFKSNYEIWCSKGNIKLNRAFAVPKNFETEIHLIKNDSKKIIMIEPVDQTALMIKTFFEEISNIKKCDFNFEDDLLKQAKILEAVRLSNKKKKFVYLEDIEK from the coding sequence ATGACTTTTAAAATTGGTATAATTGGTTGTTCAAGAGTTGCAAAAAATAAATTCATTCCTGCAATAAACTCTTTAGAATTTGCTTCAATAGATATCGTAGGAAGTAGAACAGATTCTAAAGCAAAACAATTTTCAAAAGAGATAGGTTGTAAAACTTTTGGTAGCTATGAAGATGTTATTTCATCTGACATTGATTGTGTCTATATTTCATTACCCGATGGATTACATGAAAAATGGACTATTAAAGCTGCAGAAGCAGGTCTACATGTCTTATGTGAAAAATCATCTACAACATCATATGAATCAGCAAAAAATATGGTTAATACTAGTAAATCATCTAAAACACGAATTATAGAATGTTTTTCATTTAGATTTCACCCACAACATAAAAAAGTATTAGATTTAATTCAAGAGCATAATTTAGGAAACATTCATAATTTTATTGGAAATTTTGGATATCCAAGACCCAATGATAATAACATTCGATTGCAAAAAAAATTAGGTGGAGGAATATTAAATGATGCTTGTTGTTATCCAATTTGTGCCAGTAGAATTATTTTCAATGAAGAACCTGTTGGTGTGATGAGTAATTTACTGATTGATGCTACATTAGGCATTGATATTAGTTCTAGTGTCTTTCTAATCTATGATAAAAAAAATGCATATGCCGAATCAGGATTTGATAGAAATTTTAAATCTAATTATGAAATTTGGTGTTCAAAAGGTAACATTAAATTAAATCGTGCATTTGCAGTTCCAAAAAATTTTGAAACAGAAATACATTTAATAAAAAATGATAGTAAAAAAATTATCATGATTGAACCAGTAGATCAAACTGCTCTTATGATAAAAACCTTTTTTGAAGAAATCTCAAATATTAAAAAATGTGATTTTAATTTTGAAGATGATTTATTAAAACAAGCTAAAATTTTAGAAGCAGTAAGATTGTCGAATAAAAAGAAGAAGTTTGTTTATTTAGAAGATATTGAAAAATAA
- the neuC gene encoding UDP-N-acetylglucosamine 2-epimerase: MKRKILFVTERRADYSKLRPVISAVKKSKKFEYYLVVTGSHLSKKHGSTIDEIKNDGFRIYKKFHMFYDNEDDSPATMTLAFGRAIENLTKIIKSLKPDIVFSGFDIGANFAAAIVGAHMNIHVAHLEGGEITGTIDESIRHATTKFSHIHFTSSKEASKRLIKLGESPKNIFTVGNPSLDVIKSIKFLSKNELEKEFDIDLKKPFLLVVQHTVTTEINKIDRYFLETINAIKESDIQSIIISGNIDAGSQRIKKIIKNSKISHYEHLPFKKYISLLYHASAIIGNSSSGIMEAPFLHIPSINIGTRQEGRSKNKSIINVTYNKEEIKKAIRKILNDKKFLVQIKKQKPQHGKGEASNKIVKILEDLDLEKIPIQKKLAY; the protein is encoded by the coding sequence TTGAAAAGAAAAATTTTGTTTGTTACTGAAAGAAGAGCAGATTATTCTAAATTACGACCAGTAATTAGTGCAGTAAAAAAATCAAAAAAATTTGAATATTATTTAGTTGTAACAGGTAGCCATTTATCAAAAAAACATGGAAGTACTATTGATGAAATAAAAAATGATGGATTCAGGATTTATAAAAAATTTCATATGTTTTATGATAATGAGGATGACTCCCCTGCTACAATGACATTAGCATTTGGAAGAGCTATTGAAAATTTAACCAAGATTATAAAATCATTAAAACCAGATATTGTATTTTCTGGTTTTGATATTGGTGCAAATTTTGCTGCAGCAATTGTTGGTGCACATATGAATATTCATGTAGCACATTTAGAAGGAGGAGAAATTACAGGAACAATAGATGAATCAATTCGACATGCAACAACAAAATTTTCACATATTCATTTTACTAGTAGTAAAGAGGCGTCAAAGAGGCTTATCAAGTTAGGAGAATCCCCCAAGAATATCTTTACAGTAGGAAATCCATCATTAGATGTAATAAAATCTATTAAATTTTTATCAAAAAATGAACTTGAGAAAGAATTTGACATAGATCTTAAAAAACCATTTTTATTAGTTGTTCAGCATACAGTTACTACAGAAATCAATAAAATTGACAGATATTTCTTAGAAACAATTAATGCTATCAAAGAATCAGACATACAATCAATTATTATCTCTGGAAATATTGATGCAGGCTCGCAGAGAATAAAAAAGATCATTAAAAATTCAAAAATTTCTCATTATGAACACTTACCATTTAAAAAATACATTAGTTTGCTTTATCATGCTTCAGCAATAATTGGTAATTCAAGTAGTGGAATAATGGAAGCACCATTTTTACATATTCCATCAATAAATATAGGAACTAGACAGGAAGGAAGAAGTAAAAACAAGAGTATCATAAATGTAACTTATAATAAAGAAGAGATTAAAAAGGCAATCAGAAAAATTCTTAATGATAAAAAATTTTTAGTGCAAATTAAGAAGCAAAAACCTCAACATGGTAAGGGTGAAGCATCAAATAAAATTGTAAAAATATTAGAGGATTTAGATTTAGAAAAAATACCTATTCAAAAGAAATTAGCATACTAA
- a CDS encoding GDP-mannose 4,6-dehydratase has product MTRALITGITGQDGAYLARFLLKKGYTVFGTFRRQSSSNFWRLHYLKIANKINLIPADVLDSTSVYRALEESNPTEIYHLAAQSFVGASFDQPLYTSDVTGFGTVRVLDEILKFNKKIKFYQASSSEMFGSEKSPVKNESSPLMPSSPYAISKLYAYWQTKLYREAYDVYAVNGILFNHESPLRGLEFVTRKISNEVARISLGISKKLELGNILAKRDWGYAPEYVEGIWKSLQAKKPDDYVMATNENHTVKEFAEKACKIAGISTKCISVSKKNLRPFDVNNLKGDYSKAKRKLGWNPKTKFNGLVKIMVEEDIHRWEQRLKGEYLPWDAGTA; this is encoded by the coding sequence ATGACTAGAGCTTTAATTACTGGAATTACAGGTCAAGATGGGGCATATCTAGCACGGTTCTTACTAAAAAAGGGATATACTGTTTTTGGGACATTTAGAAGACAATCTTCCAGTAATTTTTGGAGATTACATTATCTTAAAATCGCTAATAAAATAAATTTAATTCCTGCAGATGTGTTAGATTCAACATCTGTTTATCGTGCCTTAGAAGAATCAAATCCAACAGAAATTTATCATTTAGCTGCACAAAGTTTTGTTGGTGCATCATTTGATCAACCACTCTACACAAGTGATGTCACAGGATTTGGTACTGTAAGAGTATTAGATGAAATTTTAAAATTTAATAAAAAAATAAAGTTTTATCAAGCATCTTCAAGTGAAATGTTTGGGTCTGAAAAATCTCCTGTAAAAAATGAGTCCTCTCCATTAATGCCATCTAGTCCATATGCCATTTCAAAACTATATGCTTATTGGCAAACAAAGCTATATCGTGAGGCATATGATGTTTATGCTGTTAATGGAATTTTATTTAATCATGAATCACCTTTACGTGGATTAGAATTTGTTACAAGAAAAATTTCAAATGAAGTTGCAAGAATTTCTCTTGGAATATCAAAGAAATTAGAATTAGGAAATATTTTAGCTAAACGTGATTGGGGTTATGCACCTGAATATGTTGAAGGGATTTGGAAGTCTTTACAAGCTAAAAAGCCAGATGATTATGTAATGGCTACAAATGAAAACCACACGGTAAAAGAATTTGCAGAAAAAGCATGTAAAATAGCTGGGATATCTACAAAATGTATTTCAGTAAGTAAAAAAAATCTTAGACCATTTGATGTTAATAATCTAAAAGGGGATTACTCAAAAGCTAAAAGAAAATTAGGATGGAATCCTAAAACTAAGTTTAATGGTTTAGTTAAGATTATGGTTGAAGAAGACATCCATAGATGGGAACAAAGATTGAAAGGGGAATATCTTCCTTGGGACGCAGGAACTGCATGA
- a CDS encoding N-acetylneuraminate synthase family protein has translation MNEIKIRSIKIGSKHPVFVIAEAGINHNGSFSIAKKLVDMAKKAGVNCIKFQTHITEEEMTKTKILPGKISKKPLWDIIKNCELTENEEVKLSKYCKERKILFLSTPFSITAVERLEKIKMPAYKIGSGELTNIPFLEHIAKTKKPVILSTGMSEMNEIKTAVRLFKKYKTPLALLQTTSEYPCDYKDINLGVIEKYQKVFKIPIGISDHSIGIYTALGAVAKGACIVEKHITLNKKMSGPDQKLSLEYKELSELVKGCKAIKEALGNSKKILKKELPVLRFARESVVTLNKISKNEKFTHDNLTTKRPNTGQIPAKDFHKIIGKKAKKDLHKNKQLKYSDII, from the coding sequence TTGAATGAGATTAAAATTCGAAGTATAAAAATTGGTTCAAAACATCCAGTTTTTGTAATTGCAGAAGCAGGAATTAATCATAATGGTTCTTTTTCTATAGCGAAAAAATTAGTTGATATGGCAAAAAAAGCAGGTGTTAATTGCATAAAATTTCAAACACATATTACAGAAGAAGAAATGACAAAAACAAAAATTCTACCAGGTAAGATTTCAAAAAAACCATTGTGGGACATAATTAAAAATTGTGAATTAACAGAAAACGAAGAAGTAAAACTGAGTAAGTATTGTAAAGAAAGAAAAATTCTTTTTTTATCTACTCCATTTTCTATCACTGCCGTAGAAAGATTAGAAAAAATAAAAATGCCAGCATATAAAATTGGTTCTGGAGAACTAACAAATATTCCATTCTTAGAACATATTGCAAAAACGAAGAAACCAGTAATTCTTTCTACAGGTATGTCAGAAATGAATGAAATAAAAACTGCAGTCAGATTGTTTAAAAAATATAAAACTCCACTTGCTTTACTTCAAACAACATCAGAATATCCATGTGACTATAAGGATATTAATTTAGGAGTTATAGAAAAATATCAAAAAGTATTCAAAATTCCAATTGGAATTTCTGATCATTCCATTGGAATCTATACTGCATTAGGGGCCGTTGCAAAAGGTGCATGTATTGTTGAAAAGCATATAACATTAAATAAAAAAATGTCAGGACCGGATCAGAAATTATCTTTAGAATATAAAGAATTATCAGAATTAGTTAAAGGGTGTAAAGCAATTAAAGAAGCATTAGGAAACTCTAAAAAAATTCTAAAAAAAGAATTACCCGTTTTACGATTTGCAAGAGAATCAGTTGTTACATTAAACAAAATTTCAAAAAATGAAAAGTTTACCCATGATAATTTAACCACAAAAAGGCCAAATACTGGTCAAATACCTGCAAAAGATTTCCACAAAATTATTGGTAAAAAGGCTAAAAAAGATCTTCATAAAAATAAACAATTGAAATATAGTGATATTATTTGA
- a CDS encoding SDR family NAD(P)-dependent oxidoreductase, giving the protein MSKTKQKTAMTKELKNKSILVTGGAGSIGSALVEKLLEFPIQSVRVFDNNEYALAKLNKKLKDSRLRIILGNILDQDRVSIACDEIDIVFHLAAIKNIEISEFNPIETIDTNVNGTVNMIKMLIEKKPKKFINISTDKAADASTLYGNTKQLGERLTSWAGSHTYPRTKTATVRFGNVIESRGNVFEIWNEEKSKNKPLSITEPSMKRYFIHANEVVDFILTGLLLAKKGEIFIPKMKKFNIKQLADKISKSQRIIGLRQGEKLEEILLNSDEKSKATEKNDMWVIEPNKGKLVR; this is encoded by the coding sequence ATGAGTAAAACAAAGCAAAAAACTGCAATGACTAAAGAATTAAAGAATAAATCAATTTTAGTTACTGGAGGGGCAGGTAGTATTGGTTCTGCGCTAGTTGAAAAACTATTAGAATTTCCTATCCAATCAGTTAGAGTTTTTGATAATAATGAATACGCATTAGCCAAATTAAATAAAAAATTGAAAGATTCTAGACTAAGAATTATCTTAGGGAATATCTTAGATCAGGACAGAGTATCTATTGCATGTGATGAAATTGACATAGTTTTTCATCTTGCAGCAATTAAAAATATTGAGATTTCAGAATTTAATCCGATTGAAACAATTGATACCAATGTAAATGGAACTGTAAATATGATAAAAATGTTAATTGAAAAGAAACCAAAAAAATTTATCAATATTAGCACAGATAAAGCTGCTGATGCATCTACTCTTTATGGAAATACAAAACAGTTAGGTGAAAGACTAACAAGTTGGGCTGGTTCTCATACATATCCACGAACAAAAACCGCAACAGTCAGATTTGGAAATGTTATAGAATCTAGAGGAAATGTTTTTGAAATATGGAATGAGGAAAAAAGTAAGAACAAACCTCTGTCAATCACAGAGCCTTCAATGAAAAGATATTTCATTCATGCTAATGAAGTAGTAGATTTTATCTTAACTGGTTTATTGTTAGCTAAGAAAGGAGAAATTTTTATTCCAAAAATGAAAAAATTTAACATAAAACAACTTGCAGATAAAATATCAAAATCACAAAGAATTATTGGATTACGTCAAGGAGAGAAATTAGAGGAAATTTTATTAAATTCTGATGAAAAAAGTAAGGCGACTGAAAAAAACGATATGTGGGTAATAGAACCAAATAAAGGTAAATTAGTACGTTAA